The proteins below come from a single Stomoxys calcitrans chromosome 1, idStoCalc2.1, whole genome shotgun sequence genomic window:
- the LOC131994066 gene encoding zinc finger protein 684-like has product MCRESLEEYNVIECTEATNTLETHAEELVLNAESQNNASITNFEVNIISPEDKKQAFDEETSQVVDPLASHTKLELYLSNVIVKNKPGCTLDTAKKEQRITNEMLKCETCSKMLPTQHSLDAHKRRHLGLLGYPCKYENCGRGFNNYLEWIHHDNEHKGIANSFKCDIDNCNEVFKLYGALNHHKRKDHNLVRSSANGKQVELRYACDEEGCTRRFDILSKLQIHKKRHAGIKDFVCPYCGMRKTTKTELNIHINIHTFEKKYSCPICSKIFRCVGSVSTHIHHVHERRRRTKGSKPPASASRYPCSICGRLLANLISLKNHEDTHAAEKAYACGECGKKFSTRMGRYNHMKTHIKGEKPHKCEACEKRFSMKKNLLIHQALHKGTHSLYVCEICGQYFKWPGAFYSHKKKHLNVGTTEVSTDNQMDLDGVVNDEEPLKGICEISADNEVEVDVVQV; this is encoded by the exons ATGTGTCGCGAATCTTTGGAAGAATACAATGTAATTGAGTGCACTGAAGCCACGAATACATTGGAAACACATGCGGAGGAATTAGTTTTAAATGCTGAATCACAAAATAATGCTTCTATAACAAATTTTGAAGTTAATATAATCTCGCCAGAAGACAAAAAACAAGCATTCGATGAAGAAACTTCCCAGGTAGTGGATCCGCTAGCCTCACACACAAAGCTTGAATTATATTTGAGCAATGTCATCGTAAAAAATAAACCTGGATGTACACTGGATACTGCAAAGAAGGAACAGAGG ATTACAAATGAAATGCTGAAATGCGAGACCTGTAGTAAAATGCTTCCTACTCAACATTCCCTGGATGCCCATAAGCGTAGACATCTTGGTTTATTGGGATATCCTTGTAAatatgaaaattgtggtcgaGGTTTTAATAACTACCTGGAGTGGATCCATCATGACAACGAGCATAAGGGCATTGCCAACTCCTTTAAGTGCGACATTGACAATTGTAACGAGGTGTTTAAACTCTATGGAGCGTTAAACCATCACAAGCGAAAGGATCATAATTTAGTAAGAAGCTCAGCGAATGGCAAACAAGTAGAGCTACGTTATGCTTGTGACGAGGAAGGATGTACGCGACGATTTGACATATTGTCAAAGTTACAAATACATAAGAAACGTCATGCTGGCATCAAGGATTTTGTCTGCCCATACTGTGGCATGCGGAAGACCACAAAAACTGAACTTAACATTCACATTAACATCCATACATTTGAGAAAAAGTATTCTTGCCCCATCTGCTCGAAAATATTTCGCTGTGTGGGCAGTGTGAGCACACATATACATCATGTCCATGAACGCAGACGTAGAACAAAAGGGTCGAAGCCGCCTGCGTCTGCATCTAGGTACCCATGTAGCATTTGTGGACGCCTATTAGCAAATTTGATAAGTTTAAAAAATCACGAGGATACCCATGCAGCTGAGAAAGCTTATGCTTGTGGTGAatgtggtaaaaaattttccacacgCATGGGTCGCTACAATCATATGAAAACGCATATCAAGGGTGAGAAACCCCACAAATGTGAAGCATGTGAGAAGCGATTtagtatgaaaaaaaatttattaattcacCAAGCCCTGCATAAGGGGACACACAGTTTGTATGTGTGCGAGATTTGCGGCCAATATTTTAAATGGCCTGGAGCCTTTTACAGCCACAAAAAGAAACATTTGAATGTGGGCACTACTGAAGTTTCTACTGATAATCAAATggatttggatggtgttgtaAATGATGAAGAACCCCTCAAAGGGATTTGCGAAATTTCGGCTGATAATGAGGTGGAAGTGGATGTTGTAcaggtttaa
- the LOC106092551 gene encoding uncharacterized protein LOC106092551: protein MLDRKMTPSDSFQEEIFNETIIEEIGKYPCLYNSEDAKFGGSFGSIWQDIAAVVDSTVTHCKLRWQELLQKYEQERLNSVELISDWVHFQSIDQMLQHGIVKVCRNFDESDSIAQKKQICRTCLKVADLCNTYHIFETENLYTPT from the exons ATGCTTGATCGAAAAATGACGCCAAGTGATTCATTTCAAgaggaaattttcaatgaaaccaTAATAgaagaaattggaaaatatcccTGTTTATACAATAGTGAGGATGCCAAATTTGGAGGTAGTTTTGGAAGTATTTGGCAAGATATTGCTGCAGTAGTTGACTCAACTG TTACACATTGTAAATTGCGATGGCAAGAACTGCTGCAGAAGTATGAACAAGAGAGACTGAATTCCGTGGAGCTCATCTCAGATTGGGTTCATTTTCAGTCTATAGATCAAATGTTGCAGCATGGAATTGTCAAGGT ATGCCGCAACTTTGATGAGTCCGATAGCATTGcacaaaagaaacaaatttgCCGCACCTGTCTGAAGGTTGCAGACTTATGCAACACCTATCATATATTTGAAACAGAAAACCTCTACACACCAACCTAG